One genomic region from Amaranthus tricolor cultivar Red isolate AtriRed21 chromosome 12, ASM2621246v1, whole genome shotgun sequence encodes:
- the LOC130797250 gene encoding uncharacterized protein LOC130797250: MEIILTKISIRPFKITDVDDFITWAGNDEVLQNLRWKTISCKEEALAYIKDVCIPHPWRRSICIDDRSIGMITIYPESGDDRCRAHVGYAVSKEYWNKGIATRALKLATNQVIKDYPELVRLQALVSVENKASQRVLEKCEFLNERLLRKYAYVKGNLKDLFMFSILSTELPSID, translated from the coding sequence ATGGAGATAATCCTAACAAAAATTAGCATTAGGCCATTCAAAATCACAGATGTTGATGATTTTATTACATGGGCAGGTAATGATGAAGTGCTTCAAAATCTAAGGTGGAAAACCATAAGTTGCAAGGAGGAGGCCTTGGCTTATATCAAAGATGTTTGCATACCACACCCTTGGAGGAGGTCCATATGCATAGATGACCGTTCGATTGGGATGATCACGATTTATCCCGAATCAGGCGATGACAGATGTCGAGCTCACGTAGGATATGCTGTTAGTAAGGAGTATTGGAACAAAGGGATTGCTACAAGAGCTTTAAAGCTTGCTACTAATCAGGTGATTAAGGATTATCCTGAGTTAGTAAGACTACAAGCTTTGGTTAGTGTGGAAAATAAGGCATCTCAAAGGGTGTTGGAGAAATGTGAGTTCCTTAATGAAAGATTGTTGAGGAAATACGCCTATGTTAAGGGGAATTTGAAGGATTTATTTATGTTTAGTATTTTATCAACAGAGTTACCGTCTATAGATTAA